The genomic window TGGACGGCGCGGTGGACGTGGCGAAGGAGGCCGCGGACGTGATCCTGCTCGAGCGCGACCTGTCGGTGGTGGCGGAGGGGATCGTCGAGGGGCGGCGGACGCTCGGCAACATCTTGAAATACATCCTGATGGGGACGAGCTCGAATTTCGGCAACATGTTCAGCATGGCGGGCGCGTCGTTGTTCCTCCCGTTCCTGCCGATGTTGCCGGCGCAGATCCTCTTGAACAATTTCCTTTACGACCTCTCGGAGCTGCCGATCCCGACGGACCGTGTGGACGACGCCTTCGTAGCCCGGCCGCGCCGGTGGGACATGCCGTTCATCCGGCGCTTCATGATGGTGATCGGGCCCTTGAGCTCGATCTTCGATTTCGCGACGTTCGCGCTGCTCCTGTACCTGTTCGGCGGCGACGAGCGGCTGTTCCAGGCGGGCTGGTTCGTGGAGTCGCTGGCGACGCAGGTGCTCGTGATCTTCGTGATCCGGACGCGAGGCAATCCGCTGCGAGGCAGGCCGAGCCGGGCGCTGCTCGTCACGTCGCTCTCGGTGGTGGCGCTCGCGATGATGCTGCCATTCACGCCGATCGGGGCGAAGGTGGGGTTTTCGCCGCTGCCGCTCAGGTTCTTCGTGGTGCTGTTGCCGCTCGTGGTGGCGTATCTGGCGACGGTGGAGGTGGTGAAGCGGTGGTTTTATCGGCGGTATGGGTGGGGGTGAGGTCGATGGGTGCGCGGTCCCGCAGGGATTGAATGTGCCCGATGCGCTTGTAGGCGCGGCTCATGTAGGGGCTCGACAGGGAGGGGACGCTCTTTTCGATCTGGAAGGCGCGTTCGGCGAGGCGCATGGCTTCGTCGAAGTCGCCCTTCTGGGCGAGGACTTCGGCGAGGTCGCCGTAGAGGCCGCCGAGGAAGGGATCGTCGGGGCCGAGGCGGATTTCGGCCATGCGGAGCGCTTGATGAAGATGGGAGGCGGCGTTGTCAAATTGCTTACGAGATGCATACGTCAGCGCAAGTGCCCGAAGCGCATTGGCTAGCTCCACGCTCGTGCCCTCACGATCACCATCAGCAGAGATATACGAGGAGCGAGCCCAGCGAGTCGCCTCGCGGACATCCTCCCGCCGCAGTGCGTCCTTTGCCGCGAAAAAAGCCACCCAGGCGAGCGGCGTATCTTTAGGCGGCCGGAGCAACCATGAAGGCCACCGTCGTCCCGTGCCGCGCCACAACAGCGCACGCCAATGCATAACCCATAACCACGGAACATCGTCTTCGACCAGGCGCACCACGGCTGCTCCGGGATCCTCGGCATCTCTCATCGAACGGTCGAGGCCCATTTCTGCAATCCCGCGCCGAAAACCTAGCTCGATGACTTTGATGGCTTCCGGCTCCAGCGCAGCGAGCGCAGCGAGTCGTCCGGGAGCGCGCGCCCCCAGGGCTGCCAGGGCCGCACGCGCCTCGATGAGGCCAAGACAATACTCTTTAAACCCCCAGAAGAGGTTCGGGGGCCGTAACCCCAGGTAGCCATCGACCCCAATGATCCGCGTCTTGATCCGCAATTCCTCGAGCGCAGACTCGACCTTCAATACGTCCGCCTGATCGGCGGCGTCGTGCACGACGAGCCATGCATGTCCCGCATCACGGATCGCCTGCACAAGCTCCTCGTGCGAAAGCTGCGCGCTCAGATGAACGAGCTCCCTCCCCGGAAGCGCTACCCGAAAACACGCCTCCAGGTTGTTCCCCCGCCACACAATCCCCGGCGCCCGCGCACAAAGGGCCGCCCGGATCCCATACACCGCATGCATCGGCACCCCCGGCGGACACTCGTGCCGATGCGATATCCAGTCGAAAAAATCGACCGCCTTCTGCGCGAGCGCGACCGACGTCTCCGCCTCACACCACAGGATCACCTTGAGCTTCCGGCGCGCGAACAAGGGCCGTTGCTGGTTCAGCCAGTCCGCATCCTCCGCTCGCGGCGCCAGGATCATCACCGCGCCCTCCGGCACCTCGTACACGGCCCGCACGTCCGTGTACACCTCGAGGTCCGGATAGGTCGGCAAGAGCGCGAGGACGAGGTCGCGCAGCCGCTCCGGGCGCGCCTGGTCCACCAGAATGAGCAGGCCCTTGCCCGCGTCGGACAACCTCAGCTCGCGCTGGATGGCGTCGAGCCAGGCTCCTTCACGAGGTGCATCGTCAGCAGGGGGTGCGGGTAGAACCATTCGGACTCGTTGGGGTAGGGGAGAAGCGTGCCGTAATTCAGGAGCTCGTACGCCAGGGGGTCATGCGGAAAGCGATGCTCGGGGTCGGCCGCGATCTTTTCCAGCAACCCGATGTGCCCCACGTTCAACCCCATCTCGCGCTGCCGCCGCATGCTGTCCAGCACGTCGTCGACGGTCTTCTCGGATGCGACCGCCTCATCCGCGTCCCAGGCGAGCTCTGCCACGGAGCGGACGAATCGAACGAAGTCCCGAGCTCGCCCGCCCGAACGGTACGCGAGCCGCCGGAGGAGCGGGTCCGGGATGAGCCTCCGGTTGCTCCTCTGCTGGATTGGATCGACGCGGCGATCGAAGAGCTCGCAGAAGAACTCGACGCCTGGGCCTGGCTTGCGCGGGTCTGATTGAAGGAGGACCGGCTCGTTGACGAGGACGCACACGCTCCAGCCACGAATGGCCGCCGTCGAGGGGTGGTGCCGTAGCGCCGAGGGTCCACAGACGATGCTCGGACAGGCGAGCTTCGAGATGACCTGGGAGTCGACGAACAACGCCTTGGCTCGTTCGATGTCGCGGATCCGGTCGATACCGTCGATAACGAAGAGCACAGGACGGCTCTTGCGACCCGCCTCGGTCACCAGGTTGTTGACGCACCCGAGCATCGTCTGGATGTCGGGGTCCTGATCGGGTAACTCGCGTACGCTCCGGCCGACGGGCAAATTCAGCTTGAGCGCCGCGAATGCATCCGCGACGAGCTTGCCCATCACGGGCACCGCCGCGGCCGGCGTACCCGTCGCCATCGCGACGCCCCCCGAGGCCATGGTGAGCAGCGCCTTCGTCAAGACACCCACGTCGACCTCGGCGGCCTTCGGCGTACCGCTCCCGCGCGCCGCTCGGGACCAAGCTTCGGCGAAATCCCTGACGAGGGCCTCGGGCAGTTCCATCGCGCATTGCCGACGAAACTCCGCAATGAGATGCAAGCCGGCGAGGAAACACACCTCCCAGGGGCTGACCTTCTCGAGCGCGCTCGGGTCCTGGACGACCTCCGAGAAGTGCCGTTCGATATCCAGAAGAACCACGAGCTCATGGTCTCGACGAGCCTCCGCGAGGCGAAGGAGCTCGGTCGTCTTGCCCGTCCCCACGGTCCCGGTGAAGAGGACGCGTGGCGTGCCGAAGGGTCTTGCGAGGGCCTTCACGATCTGGGTGACGGGGCCGTCATTTCGCTCGACGCGGATCTTGCTGTCGTACGCAGGCTGCTCGGGATCGAACAGCTTGTAGACCTCCTCCCAGTCTTGCCTCGCGGACATGCCCGCACCCTACCACGCCCGGGCGAACGGGTCGCCTTTGGCGCCGCGCCAACCACCACCCCGACCGCCCCCTCCTTCGCCCGGCGCCTCGCCAAGCCGTCCACTGGTCCCGCCGACCCACGCTTGGCGCTTCGCCAAGCCCCACCCCCGCCGCACCGACCTCCGCTCGGCGCTTCGCCAAGCTCCATCCCGATCGCCCCGACCTCCGCCCGGCGCTTCGCCAAGCCCCATCCCCGCCGCCCCGACCTCCGCCTGGCGCTTCGCCAAGCCCCATCCCGATCACCGGGACCTCGCTTCGGCGCTTCGCCAAGCCTCACCCCGACCGCCCCGACCTCCGCTTGGCGCTTCGCCACGCCCCTCCCCCGCCGACCGGACCTGCCTTCGGCGCTTCGCCGCTCCGTTTCGAAGCAGCACCGCTCCACTTTGGAGCACCCCACCGCTCCGTTTCGGCGCGTCTCGACCCTGCCACCCCAACTTTCCGCCCGTTCCAGCTTGGCATCCACCTTGCCTGAGCCTCTCCCGAACCCGCGACGCGGCATCCCGCCGCGCTCGAACCAGCGAGGTGACTCCCATGCCGACGAATCATTCTCCCGCCAAGCTCTCCCGCACCGAGAAGGCCCTCATCAGCCGCCAGCTCTGCGACAAGCTCACCGAGCGCGCCCAGCTCGGGCCGTCCGAGCCGGCCCTCGATATCTTCATCCCGCAGCTCGATACCATTGCCCTCCGCCTCGAATCCCACGTGGTCGGCAAGAGCGCCGCGAACGCCGCCCGGGTCGCGCATGTCGATCGAATCGGGAAGGCCGATGGCAACGTCGATACCTGGGGAAGGCACGTCGAGTCCTTCCTCCAGATCGAGGGGCGCCGCCCGCACGGCGCGCTCGCCGCCGCGGCCCGCCTCCTCCACGCCGCCGCGTTCCCCGAGGGCCTCGCGTTCCTCGATGATCGCGTGCCGGACGAGAATGCCAAGATGCGGCACGCGCTCACCGTCCTGCGCGCCCCCGAGCACGCGCAGACGCTCGCGGGGATTCTGTTTCCCTTCGAATGGCTCGACCGGCTGGAGGCCGCGCTCCAGGAGAGCGACCAGGCGTACGCCGATCGCGGCGCGGCGCGCGGGACGCAGGAGGAGCACGTGCTGCTCGGGAAAAACGCGGAGGCCGATTGGCGCGACATCGTGAAGCGATTGCAGAAATACGTGGAGAGCCGCGCGTCCGCAGGCGACCTGCACAAGGAGGCCGAGAATCGAGCCCTGCTCGCCCCCCTGCACGACGCCGTCGCCCACGCGAAGGCCGTCGCGGCGACGCGGAAGACGCGGCGCGCGAAGACGCAGGCCGCGCCGGTCACCGAGACGACGACGACGGGCTGAACCTCGCCGTCACCCACACCGTCCTCCCCGGCAGCGGGAACCCCAGAAAGTCACTCACCGGCAGCGCCACGCTCGTCCGCGCGAGCGGCGACCGCACACGGAACGTGCGGACGTCGAACAGGTTCTGCACCTCCACGCCGATCCGGAGCGACGACACGCCCGGCACGTCGAGCGACGCGCCCGCGCCGTGGAAGAGGCGCGGCGGGATCTGGAGCACGCCCGCCGTGTCCACCGTCGTGCCCGCCACCGCGTCGATGCCATATCGCAAACGCACAGGGCCGATGCGGTACGCCGCGTCGTAGGAGAGGTCGTGCATCGGTCGACCCGGCAGCGGGCGACCACGCGAGAGCGGGTCGGCGCCGAGGTTTTCCGTGTGCATGAAGGTGTAACTCAAGGTCGTCGCGAGGTTTTCGTGCACGAGCGAGGCCGAAGCCTCGGCGCCCGCGATACGCGCCGCGTCCACGTTGCCCGCGCGGAAGGTGCTGCGGCCGAGCGGCAAGAAGACGATGAGGTCACGCGCCGAGGTGACGAACGCGACGAGCTCGTAACGAAACAAGGCGCGCCCCGCCGCGACGTCACCCGAGACGCCGGCGTCCGCCGCGAGCGCACCCTCGATGCGCAAGCGCGGGTCGCCGAGCAAGCTGCCTCGATCGCCGTAGAGCTCGACGAAGCTCGGGAAACGTCGCAGAGCGCCCGCGTGCGCCGAGACGACGAGCGCGTCGGAGAAGCGATACGAGGCGCCGAGGTGGCCGCTCGGGGCAAGGTCGTTCGCCAGGGAATCCGCAAGTCCGGTGGCTCGATCACGGCGAGCATCGAGGCGCGCGGTCGCGAAGAGGCGGAGTGATTCGACAGGGCGCGCTTCGAGCTCGACGCCGAGGCCACCCGCGAGGCGAGACGCCGAGACGCCCACGCGCTCGGGCGGCGCGAGGGACTCGCCTCGCGCGTCGAGGAAGACGCCGAGGGTCGAGCGAAGGAGGCGCGGGAAGGCGCGGCGGTAGCCGACAGAGCCGCCCGCCGCGAGGATCGTCTGCGTGGCGGCGTTCGTGGCGCGCGTGGGATCGATCTCGCCGTTCGGGTCGGTGTAGTGCGAGCCCTCGCGCCGCGTCCACGCCTGCAAGCGAAGCGCGCCACGCGCGAGGTCACGCACGGTGGCGTCGACGCCGACGACGAGGCGGTTCGCTTCGAGGCGCGGGAGCGTCGTCGGGAAGGTGGCCGAGCCAGGCAAACCCTGGCGGCGCGCGTCGGCGAGGAAGGTCGCGCCGAGCGTGCCCCACGATCGCTCGAGCGCGACGCGACCGATCGCGCCCGCCGACACGACGCCCGCGTTCGTGCGCGTGCGCGTGACGAGGTCACGCGTGCGAGGGTCCTCGACCTCGTAGGAGAAGTCGCCGTCCGTGCGCGCGCCGAAGACGCCGAGGCCAAGCGTGACGTCGCCGATCTTGCGCGCGTCGCCAGCGCGGACCTTGAGCGCGCCGAAGGAGCCGGCGAGGAGCTGCGACTCGGTGCGCGCGCCCGTGAGCGAGGTCGGAGGGTCGATGACGAGCACGCCGCCGAGGTACCCCGTGGCGCCGAGCGAAGCAGGCGCGAAGCCGCGGTAGACGCGGAAGCTCGCGCCGGGCCAGAGCGGGAGCGCGCCGACGTCGAGCGTGGGATCCGCGCCGCTCGTGAGAGGGATGCCGGCGAGGAGGACGCCGACCTGCGTGGAGGCCGAGCCGCGGATGGAGAGCGTGGACTGCGCGCCGTCGGCGCCGAGGCGACGCACGTGCACGCTCGGCAGCTCGGCGAGCATCGAGGCGGCGTCGACAGGCTCGCGGGCGCGATCGTCCGTCGAGACACGCGCGACGAACGAAGGCGCGGTGGAGCCGCGGACGGTGACGTCGATGGCGGCAGGCTCGTCGTCCTCGGCGAGGCCACGCGCGGGCGCCACGAGCGCCGCGACGAGCGCGGTGAGGCCCAGGGTTCGAGCGCGCGCGCGAGTGGACATGCCGATCGGGGAGAGGTGGTCACCCGCGAAACCACGGGGACGAACCCCGACGTAGGTAGACCGATCCGCCGAGCGCGGCGAGGGGTCGTGATCGCCCGTGACGCAAAAAACCAGAGGGAGCGTCCTTCACGTGCGCTCTGCCGTGACCACCGGACGAGCGAGTTGATGCTGGTTCCTTCCTTCCAGGGAATTCTGCTGGTACGTAGGTTCCATGAAGACGCGAACGACGCACCGTTTGCTTGCTGCAGGACTCGCGGCCGCCGGCGCCTTCGTGGCGTACTCGCCGGACGCGCACGCCATCGACTGGGTGATCAAGAACCCGTCGGCGCACCCCGCGTACCGAGCCGAGCTCGAGCCGCACGCCAACTTCATCCTCTTCCGACGCGGCTACGGCGTCGGGCGCTACGGCGGCGGCGCCGAGCTCGGCGGCGGCTTCCGCGCGACGATCGAGCTCGGCGATCCGATGTTCATCAAGAAGATCAACAACACGATCGGCATCTCGTTCGGCCTCGACTTCACGCAGTGCCGCTACTGCCGCTACTACCGCGACGACTACCTCATCTGGTCGCCGGTGGCGCTGCAGTGGAACTTCTTCCTGACGCGCAAGTGGAGCGCGTTCGCGGAGGTCGGCGGCATCCTGCGCAG from Polyangium spumosum includes these protein-coding regions:
- a CDS encoding tetratricopeptide repeat protein; protein product: MVLPAPPADDAPREGAWLDAIQRELRLSDAGKGLLILVDQARPERLRDLVLALLPTYPDLEVYTDVRAVYEVPEGAVMILAPRAEDADWLNQQRPLFARRKLKVILWCEAETSVALAQKAVDFFDWISHRHECPPGVPMHAVYGIRAALCARAPGIVWRGNNLEACFRVALPGRELVHLSAQLSHEELVQAIRDAGHAWLVVHDAADQADVLKVESALEELRIKTRIIGVDGYLGLRPPNLFWGFKEYCLGLIEARAALAALGARAPGRLAALAALEPEAIKVIELGFRRGIAEMGLDRSMRDAEDPGAAVVRLVEDDVPWLWVMHWRALLWRGTGRRWPSWLLRPPKDTPLAWVAFFAAKDALRREDVREATRWARSSYISADGDREGTSVELANALRALALTYASRKQFDNAASHLHQALRMAEIRLGPDDPFLGGLYGDLAEVLAQKGDFDEAMRLAERAFQIEKSVPSLSSPYMSRAYKRIGHIQSLRDRAPIDLTPTHTADKTTASPPPPSPDTPPRAATAPRRT
- a CDS encoding TonB-dependent receptor domain-containing protein, producing MSTRARARTLGLTALVAALVAPARGLAEDDEPAAIDVTVRGSTAPSFVARVSTDDRAREPVDAASMLAELPSVHVRRLGADGAQSTLSIRGSASTQVGVLLAGIPLTSGADPTLDVGALPLWPGASFRVYRGFAPASLGATGYLGGVLVIDPPTSLTGARTESQLLAGSFGALKVRAGDARKIGDVTLGLGVFGARTDGDFSYEVEDPRTRDLVTRTRTNAGVVSAGAIGRVALERSWGTLGATFLADARRQGLPGSATFPTTLPRLEANRLVVGVDATVRDLARGALRLQAWTRREGSHYTDPNGEIDPTRATNAATQTILAAGGSVGYRRAFPRLLRSTLGVFLDARGESLAPPERVGVSASRLAGGLGVELEARPVESLRLFATARLDARRDRATGLADSLANDLAPSGHLGASYRFSDALVVSAHAGALRRFPSFVELYGDRGSLLGDPRLRIEGALAADAGVSGDVAAGRALFRYELVAFVTSARDLIVFLPLGRSTFRAGNVDAARIAGAEASASLVHENLATTLSYTFMHTENLGADPLSRGRPLPGRPMHDLSYDAAYRIGPVRLRYGIDAVAGTTVDTAGVLQIPPRLFHGAGASLDVPGVSSLRIGVEVQNLFDVRTFRVRSPLARTSVALPVSDFLGFPLPGRTVWVTARFSPSSSSR